The stretch of DNA TATCTCTCGAACCAATTGAAGAACTTTTCCAGAATAGTCATTGCCTTTTTCGTCAGTTGTTTCCCCATTCAATATTCGATCTACATCCATAGAAAGCAACTCTTCTAAGGTAATATGTTTTTGCTCAAAATTACTTTGGCTTGTTCTAAATTTGGACTGTATTAAGGAAATTACTTTTTTATCCGTATCAATGTAGTACCCATCTATTCCGCCATCTTGCGTACCATCTGTAATAAAATGCTCTCTTTCGGTGAAGTCCAAAATGCCATGGCTCACTAATAAATATAAATGGATGAAGGCACGAGATCTTGCCTGATTAACTTTCTCTATATCCGCTTTGTCGGGTTGGTATTTTTGTTTGAATTTTGTTTCAATAGATTCATCTCGAATCTTATCCAAGATATTAAGGAGAGTTTGATATTTACTCATTGATGCCTCCAACTACCATATCGCAATTAACAAATGGATCTGACTTTATACATTATTTTATGTTTATTACATTTTTTAACGCAAAGAGGTTTTTCATATTCCAAGAGACCAACGACAAAGGTCGATTTAAGAATTCTTCCCAAAGAGACCGACAAAAATATGACCCGCCTCAGCGCTTTAATGACTTCACAAAACCCAGACACGGCTGGTATGATTGAAAAAGATATGAGAAATGATGGGTTGAAATCGTCAAAAATTCTTTTACTTTCTGCCTTAACACTAACTAATGGTTTTTTGGTCAGCTGCAGTCTTTTTGATAAAAAACCACCCGCTCACACCCGCATGGCTCAGATCACAAAGCAGAAAGTCTTTTTTGCTAATTCTGACGCCGTTTGGAGAGCCGCGCACAACGTGATCAAGTACCCCATCGCCGTGGAAAACCAAGACAACGGCGTGATGGAAACAGAATACATCAAAGGCATTGATGGATGGCTTGCGCCGGGGGAACAACGCTCCCCTTCAAGTGGGATTCGTTACAAGCTGACCCTGACCTTTGCTAAAGGGAAGGCCGATGGACGCGATTCCACGCGAGTTACGATCGACAAAAAAATGGAAATTTTAAGGGACTTCTTTTCTGAACCAGAAACGATGGAAACAGACGGCTTAGAAGAAAAAATCATCTTTTACCGTATCGAGCGCGAGCTTGTGATCGCCGACGCCTTGAAACGCGCCAATTAATCTTATAATTGAATATTTTCTTTACGAACGTAGTCTTTCCAAAGACCGACGGACTTAGCCACGTTGGCTTCTTCGCCCAATTTCACGCCGGTCAGTTTTTCTAAACCACGGATGGCGTTGGCCTGAACTTGGATATCGTTGTCCGATAAAAGCTGAGCAAAGATCTTTAACTCACGATCCAAAGGTTTCTTATTTAAAATGCCAATGATCTGAGGACGGATCCACAGGCTTTGGGTGTTTTTAAAGTTATAGTTTTGATTGAGCTCATCCCATAAAAGATCACGTGTTGTCGGGTTCGTGCTTTTTTCTAAAGCTTGCACGGCTGCGGAACGAACAACTAAGGCCTTATCTTTTAAAAGCTGCTTTGCTAAAACTTCGCCTTGCGCGGGGTTGACTTCATTTAACGCCACAAGCGCGGCATTGCGCATGTACCACTCGCGATTCGATCCGGCTTTCATCAAATCAGCCGTCGCTCTTTCACGGCGAGATTCTGCCGCCGCAGTTAAAGCTCTCCAACGAACGGACATCGGTTGCTTGTCGTTAAAGGCTAAAGTGATAAAGCTTTCATAGTGTTTTTCGCCCACCTCGCCAATCAGCATGCGACGGTTTTCTGCGGGCAAATTAAGAACTTCCATGGCCGAAGTTAAAGTACTAGATGAAGGTCTTGTGTTGGCTGCCAAAACACTTGAACAAAGTAGAGTAAACCCAAGAGATGCCACGAAGATCTGTTTCATATTTAGCTCTTTTTGTTGCCAACGAAGTCTTCAAACTGATCCATCAGCTTGTCGGTGTCGTCAGGGTTGGAGGTTGCTTTGGCTGTCCCGTCACCCGCTTTTTCGGCGGCTTTATCCAAGGCTGCCTTTTGCTGGCCTTCAACGGCCGCGGCGAATTCTTTCATCAAGTCATCATCAATAACGCTGGCTTCTTCAGGAGTGAGCGAATCAGGTTGCGCGGCCAATTCGGCTAATGCTTCGGGAGCTGGCTCAGGATCTGGCACCGCCGCTAATTTTGGAGCCACCGGTTCTGAAACTGGTTCCGGCGCCGGGGGCGCTGCGGCCGGTGTCGGAGCTTCGGGAGCCGCCGTGGCTGGAGCTTGTGCTCCCGACTTTAAAGACTCGATCTGTTTTTTAAGATCATCATTTTCTTCGCGGTATTTTGAAAGATCGGCGATGTCTTCACTGATGATTTCATATTCCGCTAAACGAGCTTCAAGATCTTTAATTTTATTATCAAACTCGTTGCGCTCTTCCGCACTCATCCCCGCAGCAGCTGGAGCGGCCGGTGCAGCAGCGGCACCCCCCGCACTTGCGGCGGCGGCAGCCTCATTTTTAGCGGCCGTCAATTGCTCTTGGGCTTGGGCTAACTGAGTTCTTAGGATTTCCATTTTCTTCGTACTTTCAGAAAGACTTGCACGAAGTTGAGCGGCCTCGGCCGTGGCTTCACCGCCCCCTGCGCTCGAGGCATCACCCGATGCGGGTGCATGTTCCGGAACTTCGACAGGCACACTGAGGTCGTCGGAGTTTGCTGAAAGCTTTGCACCCAGGGATTGATTTTCTAAAATTTTTTGCAGCGTTTTTTCTAACTGAGCCGCGTCAAGATTTTGATTTCCAGCAGTCGCGTGGCCTTCCGCCCCTTCGGACTTGTTACCAAAAAAGCTGCGATACGCCAAAAACAGCGAAAGCAAAACAACCAAGGCGATAAGGCCTTCAATAATAGAGGTATTGTGATGATCCCAGAACAGGAGAAATTTTTCGATTGTCACCAGGTAATTCTCTCTTACCAAGTAGCTGCCGTCAACGCTAAGAGCTGACTAGACCTAGGGAGGTCCATACGATATGGTGACGCTGATAGGGCGGTGATATGAAAACCTATGATTTAATTCTTAAAGGCGGAACCTGTTTACTTCCCAACCCTTCGGGAACAGGTCTTATCGAACAACTGGCCGACGTTGCGATTTCAAACGGACGCATCGAAAAAATAGCGGACCTCATTAACGAACCTGCCGCTAAAGTCATGAACCTGAAAGGCCTTCATGTCCTGCCTGGAGTGATCGATAGCCAAGTTCATTTTCGCGAACCCGGTCTTGAACACAAAGAAGACCTTGAAACCGGCACTCGAGCCGCAGTTTTAGGTGGTGTCACCACGATTTTTGAAATGCCTAACACCAATCCTTCAACGACGACGAAAGAAGCCTTTGAAGACAAATTAAATCGCGCTAAAAATCGCGCGCATGCCAATTACGCGTTTTTTATGGGCGGCGCTCACGATAACGTTGATAAAATCGCGCAGCTTGAAATGCTGCCACATTGTTCGGGTGTCAAAATATTTATGGGCAGCTCCACCGGAACATTGCTGGTCGAAGACGACGACACCTTAGAAAAAATCTTAATGCAAGGCCATCGTCGAGTCATCTTTCACAGCGAAGATGAAATGCGCTTAAGAGAGCGCAAACACATCGCTGTCGAAAAAGCCGATCCGCATTTCCATCACGTGTGGAGAGACGTAGAAACGGCCGTGAATTCCACCCGAAGACTTTTGCGCTTGGCTCGAAAAACCGGTCGCCGTATTCACGTGCTGCATATTTCAACAGGCGATGAAATGGAGATGTTAAAAGAGGCCAAAGACATCGCCACTGTTGAAGTTCTTCCTCAGCATCTGACTTTATTTGCGCCGGACTGTTACGACAAGCTGGGCACATACGCTCAACAAAATCCGCCCATCCGTGAAAAGCATCATCTTGAACGCATCTGGAAAGCCGTTCTTGATGGCACGGTGGACGTGATTGGTTCCGATCACGCGCCACACACTAAGGAAGAAAAAAATCGTCCCTACCCTGCCAGTCCTTCGGGCGTTCCGGGAGTGCAAACCTTAGTGCCAATTATGTTAAATCATGTCCATGAAGGCCGTATGCCATTAAAACGTTTTGTAGAAATGGTGACCGAAAATCCACGGAAAGTTTTTGGTGTCAAAAACAAAGGCCGCTTAGAAGTGGGCTATGATGCCGACATCACCGTGGTGGATTTAAAGAAAAAGAAAACCATCACCAATGATTGGATTGCCAGCCGTTGCGGATGGACACCGTTTGATGGCATGCAAGTCACCGGTTGGCCCACGCACACGATTGTCGGCGGTCACATTGTGATGGAAAATGATCAGGTCGTTATGCCGTCGATGGGTCAAGCCGTGGACTTTATAGAGACTTCGAAATGAATTCGAAAGCCCTAGGATTTTTCTTTGGCGGGTTATTACCCGTCATCGCCTTTACGGTGATTGAAGAATATTACGGTGTGATGGCCGGTCTTCTGGCCGGAATGGTTTTTGGCTGTGGCGAGATTATTTTTGAACTTTATAAATATAAAAAAATTCAGCGCATCACTTTGATTGGCAATGGCCTTTTAATTGGCCTGGGTGTGATCTCGCTGATTTCTTCAGAAGGCATTTGGTTTAAACTGCAGCCTGCCATCATGGAAGGCATTTTTGCGATCGTGCTGTGGGGCTCATGGGCCCTAAAAAAGCCATTATTAGTGTATTTAGCCGAACAACAAGGACATCAATTTCCCTTGATCATTAAAGAAAAAATGAGTGGGTTCACATTCCGAATCGGAGTCTTCTTCGCTATCCATGCGGCTTTAGCGACCTGGGCCGCGTTTTCGTGGAGCACGCGCGACTGGGCGCTGTTAAAGGGAGTTGGACTGACGGTTAGTTTTGTCCTGTATCTTGTCATTGAGGGTTTCATCCTGCGGCGGTCTATTCGTAAAATAGACTGATGAAAAGAATTATATTTTCGTTATTCGCCGTTTTTATTTTATCCACCACCGCCTGCTCCCGCGGGGAATTCCTGTTCCGCTTTGCGGATGATTATGCCGCATCTAAGGCCGATCGTTATTTTGATTTAACATCGGCTCAGAAAAAAGAATTTAAAATAGAAATCCGTAAAGATATTGATACTGGCAAAAAAGAAGCTTTTCCTAAAATGGCAAATCGCCTTCGTCAGTTAGAAAAAGATATCAAATCTGATGATGTGGATCCCGCAGTTTTCACCAAGGCCTTTAACGAAATTGAAAAACAAGTCAAAGGCATTGGCGTGTACTTTCAAGACACCGCGATTAAAACATCGTTAAATCTATCCCAAGCTCAAGTGGAACACTTTGCCAATGAAGTGCGCGAAGATATCGCCAAAGAAGAAAAAGATCCCGCAGAGGCTACCGAGAAAGTTGAAAAACGCTATCGCAAAAATATTGAATACTTTGTCGGCAGCGTGACTCGCGAACAAAATAAAATGATCCAAAGCTTTTTAGATAAAAATCCTTACCCTTGGCGCTTACAGAACCGCAGCCAAGAACATGTGGTGAAACAATTCGTGGTCGCAGCCCAAAGCCCCGATACGCGCAAGGCCTTCGTTGAAAAGTTCGCCAAAGACTATGAATCTGTGCGCTTGCCAGAATACAGAAAAGCCTTGAGTGAACATCAAGCGGCATTTATTAGCTTCCTGACAAATGATTTTTGGAAATCGATGTCTAAAGAACAAAAAAAGACTTTCAAAGAAAACCTGATAGCGCGGGCCGAACAGTTAGAGCGTATTGCAAAGCAATAGATAGCAACAAAACACAGGCTTGATAATCGAAACAAGACAAGCCATATTTAAACCCTCGATGGAGATTTAAATATGGCTCGGTTTTTTTGGATTATTCTCACTCTATTTTCCCCGTCTGCTTTTGCCCACGTGAAGTGGTTTACACGCGAAAGTTTCGCTAAACCGCCGATCACTTTTGCGGATTTAAATACTCCGACCTTTTGGAATCTTTTTGTCCTTTCCATGTTCACTTTGGCGTCTTTAGTGTGGTTAGATCGCAGGCTTGAATCTTGGGGCACTTACCGCAAGATGAACGAATACTTTGATCAGTTTACTTCGCGCGCGACTTTGATTTTGCGTGTCTTTACGGGTGCTTCGATTTTACTTTCTTGGCAGGTGGATTCGATGATCGCGCCTGAATTGCATCTATATTCCAGTGGCTGGGGTTGGTATCAATTCGCCTTGGCCTTGTTGTTATTATTCCGTGTCACCACGCCCGTTGCTGGTGCAGGCATGGTGGTCCTTTATATTTTTGCCGCGACCCAGTACGGCATTTATCACCTGCTTGATTACGTCGTTTATTTGGCGATTGGTATTTTCTTATTTCTTTCAAACAGCACCGACAAGCGCATTAAAGACCTGCGCATTCCGGTTTTATACTCAGGCCTTGGATTTTCACTTTGCTGGGTGGCGATGGAAAAACTGTTCTTCCCCAATTGGGGATTAGACGTTTTACAACAACAGCCCGCTTTAACCATGGGCTTGCCGCCAGAATTTTTCTTAATGGCTTGCGCGTTTGTGGAAATGAGCTTGGGTTATTTGTTAATTATTTGCTTATTGCAAAGACCTTTGGCTCTAGTGATCACGATCGTGTTCTTTACGACCACTGCTTTTTTTGGAAAAACGGAAGTGGTGGGCCACACCTTACTGCACGGCGCCTTGTTGGTTTTCGTCGTTGTCGGTCAACGCGGGACTTATCAGCCGCCGATTGCCTTTCATAAAAACTTGGGCCTGCGCATGGCCTTTGCCTCGGTGAACTTTGCCATTCTTTTTGCGCTACTCGCGTATCCGTATCATAGGCTTTCACAACAAGCTTACGATAAACACCAGCACATGATGCAAGAAGCTCACGGCCATGCCGAAGAAAGCCATTCTGACGGAAGCCGTTAAACGGCAATAAAAAAGCCTTCTCTTTTATGAGAAGGCTTTTTAGTTTTAAGTTTTAGGGCTTAAATTTTAAAAATTTTAAAGTTCGTGACCATTGCGGATGATTTCTAAGATTTCATCGGCATCTTTACCGTGAGAACAACCGGCGTGATCGTCGACCGGGATTGAGATCTCTGGATCAGCTTCAGAAACGACCGCAACGCCATTATAATCCAAACCTTTAGAACTTAGATAATCTTTGGCCCGGCTGCGAAGGCGTGACATTTGCGATCTTAGATCTTGAAACTTCGTCGAGTATACCGACAATGCCGAATAATCTGCGTAATCAAGATCTTCATAATAAGATCGCTTGAAAGTCGAAATTTCCACATCCAATTGATCAATAAAATCTGCCGTCTTTTTAGCTGAAGAAATCACGTAAGCCGCACCATTTAAACGCTGCTTATCTAAAACCATTTTCAATTGGCCGTTTTCAAGTTTTTCGCCCAGGATGGTTTCAATTGTCATTTCTTCTAAGAAATACTGTTTCACCAGTTCGATCATGGCGTCATTCATGTTTTTCAAAGTGACGTAAGTTTCTTTCACCGCCGTTTTTCGACTTGTGCCCGTCTTATAATCAATTGATCTTTTTTGCGAACCGTAAGTTGAATACAAGCTTAAAGCTTTTGTTTTAATCGCGTCACCCGAAAGGCCTTCTTCTTGAACTTGCGAATCAAACAAGTGATGCATGTATTCATGAACTAAAACCCACTTATTCGCATCAGAACGAACGATGATGGCAGCAAGGCCCTTTGTTGACGGCAGGCTGGTGGAGTTTTTAGAAAGATACAGGCCTAAAACGCCATTGTTTTGGTTAGCTTCACTGAATTTATTTTCTAAGTCAGACGGAGCCGACGGCAGCGCACTTGAAAATCCACACGTGCCCTCTTTGTAAGGACTTGTCTTATAAAAACGCACACCCGTGGTTTCTGCAAAACGAACGACTTCCGAACCGTTGGCCGCTAAAACTGGATTTAGTAAACTGACGTCGTATTTTTTACCGAAGTAGCTGGCTTGAATCTGTTTGTTCGCAGGCTTTACTAAGGCGTTAGGACCTTCACTATATCCATAAAGACAAGAGGCCTCGATGTAACCCGTAAGATCGTCCTTAGGTTTGGTTTCTTTTTTTGAACCACCCAAAGCCGCCATCAAAACTAGTGTATTCGGCGCGCACGCCGTCCCCGATAAACCCACCACAGCAGCCAACGCCATCACTAAAGACTTCGTCATATCCATCCTTCATCCACCTTACATAAATTCGACCGGACGAGTTTTATCGCAAAGTCCGGCCGTTCGGGGAACGAAGTGAGGCGTAAGCATTCTTTTCTTAAGCTGTCCAACGGTTGGACATGAGATCGGCTTTAAAGTCCTTTATTTTCCAGTATAGGCCGTTGTCGATTTATTAGTCATAGCCTCTAAGGCCGTGAAGTGGTCTTGGGTTCTTTGGGTAATACCTTGATAGGCCGCTGAAAGTTCCAAAATCGTTGAAAGATCTGAACGCTGCGCCAGCTTCACCGCTTTTTTAGTCATTTGAACTGCGATCGGTGGGTTTTCAGCAATCTTTACGGCGATCCTTTGAGTTTCGGCTTCAAGATGGGCGGCCTCGGTAAAGTAATTAACCAAGCCCCAATTCTTCACCTCTTCGCCTGAAACCATTTCGCCGGTTAAAGACATTTGCATGGCCTTAGAATAGCCAATCACACGCTGTAAGAAAAAGGCTCCCCCATCACCTGGGACCAGGCCCAATTTCACAAACGTCTCACCAAATTTAGAGTTTTCACACCCCACACGCAGATCACACATCATCGCCAGATCACAACCTGCCCCAATAGCCGCCCCGTTCACCATCGCAATTAAGGGCTTAGAAAACTCTTCCATCACTTTCGGGATTTGCTGGATGCCGTGAATATAGCGCAAGCGCAGCTCGTTGCTTTCACCGGCAAACATACCAGTTTGTGCTTTCATGGCTTTCACATCGCCACCGGCGCAAAAGACATTCCCCTGCCCACGAATCACGACCACGCGAATGTTGGGATCTTGATCGGCTTCACGCAAAACTGTGGTTAACGAGGTCACCATTTCTAACGAAATAGCATTGCTAAATTCTTGGTTATCAAGACTGAGCCACAAAACAGAGTCGGCACGACTCGCTTTAAGATGAGTAAAAATCTGCGAATAAAATCCCATTGAAAAACTCCGACACGTTCAAAGTTTGTTTTCAGTTGTATCTTAAGTCCTAAACCATATTTTATTCAAGGAACTAAAAAATAAAAAAAGGCCCCCTTTATGGGAGCCTTTTAGACTTCTTATTTCTGTCTCTGATTTACTATTGGCAGAACGGAAGATCTGGTTGGATTTGGCAGATGATTTGGCAAAGTTGTGGATCGCCAAGTGGGCATTCGCCGGGTTCACCTGGGTTGCCTGGATCGCCACCACCCGGAGGTTGTGAAGGTGGATTTGAAGATTTAGCACCCACGTTCATATTCAATGTCGAAGCCGTTTTTCCGTCAGCATCAGTCACTGTGATCACAGTGGAACCGTTAGATACTGCCGTGAAAGTTCCGTTGTCAGAAACTGTGGCTACAGAAGCATTGCTAGAAGCAAACTTAAATGGCGCTTTACCATTTAGAACTTGCAACGGCAAAGTTTCAGAAGTTTTAACAGTCGCTGCAGAAGGAACGATCGTCATTTTTTTAGACATAACTGCATCAACCGCACCGTAAGCGTCTACGCGGCAGTTACAAGCCGTTTCGATAGCTACTTTAGCACCTGTTGTTTGCAAGATCGCGCGGATCTGTGCACCAGTTAGTGATTTATCTTGAGACTTCATCAAAGCCACAAGACCCGAAACTAGCGGAGTTGCCATTGAAGTCCCAGAAAGGTTTCCGTACTTATTGTTTGGCAAAGTGGACATGATGTTTTCGCCTGGAGCTGCTACGTGAACAGTCGCTGTTCCATAGTTTGACCAAGATGGTTTCGCGTCACCTGAACCAGAAGCTGCTACGGTGATAGAGTTCGGGAATCCGTTGTTTGCTGGATACATTTCAGTCACGTCGTTGTTTTTACCATCGTTCGCCGCTGCCGCTACGAAGATGATACCCGCGTCGTCAGCACGTTTCACGGCTTCAACTAGTGGTTGAGCTTGTGAACGAGACACTGCTGCACCCCAAGAAGCAGAGATCACGTCAACTTTTTTCTCAATCGCGTAATCGATCGCTTTGATCGCGTTGTTAAGGTCACCAGAACCACGCTCATCTAAGAAACGCAAAGGCATCATAGAGATGTCTGGAGCCAAACCAACGATACCACCGTCGATCAAACCCGTCGCGCCAACAGCACCGGCACAGTGAGTACCGTGACCAGGATTTTGGAAACCCGTTTTATCCATTGGATCTGCATCGTTTTCAGCAAAGTCGTAACCTGGAACCATGTTTGGAGCCAAGTTCGGATGGCGATAATCAACGCCCGTGTCAATAACTGCAACTAGAACAGATTTGTTCCCTTTGTTACCAGCACGTTGCCAAGCTTTTTCAGCTTGAACTTTAGAAATCGCCCATTGTTCTTTCAAAGCCGCCGCATCAACTGGTGCGGTGAAAGCATGGATCTTAAAGTTCGGCACAACATACTCAACACCTGGTTGAGACAGAAGACTTGCTAAGGCTTGAGCTTCGTGTTTTTTGTTGATGTCTACTTTTACAAGATTTGCACGTTCGTTGTGATCCGTCATTTGGATCGTCGCTACTTTCGTAGCTGTCATTGTAGTGATCATGTTAAGAGCGCCAGTATTGGTGTATTTCACCAAATACTCTCCGGCAAAAGCCTGAGACCCTAACAACAATGCACCTAAAAATAATGCACGTTTCATATTAAACCCCCTCCGTGGTGAAAAAATCATATTCAGATTTGCAACGCGATGGACAGGAAAATCTTTTAAAATCTTAAATTACTTTGACACGAACCAGCGAACATTGAACCCAGCGCTGATGTTTTTAAGAATGAATAACTTTGATTTTCAATACGACAACGCTAGAGGTCACGATGGATTTTGTTCACGCAATTATACTTGGAATAGTGGAAGGGATTACCGAATTTCTTCCGATCTCATCGACCGGCCACATGATTATTGCCAGCTCCTTGATGGGAATTGAAGACAATCAATTCACCAAAGCTTTTGAAGTCATCATTCAATTCGGAGCCATTTTGTCCGTTCTGGTTTTATACTGGAAACGCTTTTTACCGAACTGGAGCTTCTATAAAAAACTCTTCGTGGCATTTTTGCCGATCGCGATTATTGGTTTTTTTGCCAAAGATCTCGTCGAACATATGTTAGGAAGTGTTCAAGTTGTTGCGTGGTCCTTAATTATCGGTGGTGTTATTTTAGTGTGGTCTGACAGATGGTTTTCTCATCTGACCACCGAAGGGCAAGGGCGTACATTTAAGGACATGAATTACTTTGATTCCGTTAAACTGGGACTTTTTCAAGCCATCGCCATGATCCCCGGTGTGTCCAGATCAGGAGCCACTATTATGGGTGGCCTGACACTTGGCATGAACAAAAAAGAAGCAGCTGAATTTTCATTTTTCTTAGCTGTCCCCACAATGGCCGCAGCCTGCGGATACAAACTTTTAAAAATCTATAAGACCATCGACGCCGCACAAATCAATCTGCTTTTGGTCGGTGGATTTGTGGCTTTTGTGGTGGCGATGCTTGCGATCAAATTTTTTATCGGTATAGTAGCTCGCTATGGATTTCGCGGGTTTGGCTATTACCGCATTGTTCTGGGTCTCGTGATTTTGGTCATGATTTATTCTGGAATCGAGTTAAAGCTTACATAACACTTAATAAGGGAGCACACGATGGATAAGGGGTTGGTCAAAGAATCTTCGGTTGTAAGTCATGATTTAGCAGAGCTCTTTAATCAAACAGCCTTCCTTATGCCGAACTGGAAATGGTTCGGTTTAGCCCTTGTTATTGTCCTCGGTTTTTTTCTTCATCCCGTCTTTAAGTTTGTCCTGCGACAAATTAAAAATCACAATCCCATTGCACGACGTTTCCCGGACAGCTTTACCGGGCACATCGTGACTCAACCCATTGAACGTCCTATCGCGTGGTTATTAACCATCGCCCTTTGGCTGATCGGCGGCAATGCTATCGGGTTGCCGGAAAAATTAAATCGCTATTACGACAATACACTGACCTTCTTTTTAGCGATCAACATCATCGTCCTTTTATTTTACTGCGTGGATGCGATGAAAGATGTACTGACTAAAGTCAGCATCAAAAACTCAAGCTCTTACAACTATGGCGGGCAGCTGATCCCCTATGCCTCAAAGGCCTTGAAGGTTTTAATTTTTGTTCTAGGAGTCCTGATCGCGTTGCAAAGCTTCGGACTGAATGTGATGTCACTGCTAGCGGGTCTTGGTTTAGGGGGCTTGGCTTTAGCTCTGGCCGCCCAAGACACGGCCGCCAATGTGTTTGGTTCGGTCTCTATCATGCTGGACAATCCCTTTAAGGTGGGGGACTGGATCAAAACAAAAGACACCGAAGGAACCGTTGAAGAAATCGGTTTTCGTTCCACTCGCATTCGCACGTTTTATAACTCGGTGGTGACTTTACCTAATGCCACTATCGCAAAAGAACTTATCGACAACATGGGCGTTCGGCCCGCTCGCCGCATTCGTCAGGTTTTAGGCATTACCTACGAAACACCCATCCCGATGATCACAAAGTTCTGCGATCAAGTGCGAGAGAAAATTAAGTCTCACGATAAGGTAAATCCCGACACGGTCACCGTGGCGTTTAATAATTTTAATCAGTCGTCCTTAGATGTTTTAGTGAAT from Bdellovibrio bacteriovorus encodes:
- a CDS encoding mechanosensitive ion channel family protein gives rise to the protein MDKGLVKESSVVSHDLAELFNQTAFLMPNWKWFGLALVIVLGFFLHPVFKFVLRQIKNHNPIARRFPDSFTGHIVTQPIERPIAWLLTIALWLIGGNAIGLPEKLNRYYDNTLTFFLAINIIVLLFYCVDAMKDVLTKVSIKNSSSYNYGGQLIPYASKALKVLIFVLGVLIALQSFGLNVMSLLAGLGLGGLALALAAQDTAANVFGSVSIMLDNPFKVGDWIKTKDTEGTVEEIGFRSTRIRTFYNSVVTLPNATIAKELIDNMGVRPARRIRQVLGITYETPIPMITKFCDQVREKIKSHDKVNPDTVTVAFNNFNQSSLDVLVNFHIHVYTGPEELELQQNIFLEILQIAADLNVEFAYPTQTTYSKDAPPPMAKNDFVPSPQA